A single region of the Serinus canaria isolate serCan28SL12 chromosome 11, serCan2020, whole genome shotgun sequence genome encodes:
- the ATMIN gene encoding ATM interactor: MAAAAGRRGGGLGRPPAPVRDLPPAGELVRPSVTELSQVRTNILCTVPGCGKVLPNSPALNMHLSKAHPLQDGKLNAPVRKGLKTSQKFYCCPIEGCPRGPNRPFSQFSLVKQHFMKMHAEKKHKCDKCSNSYGTEWYLKRHIEVCGKTFQCTCGCPYASRTALLSHIYRTGHEIPAEHRDPPSKKRKMESSVHNQQLAEKANEAFSNTHSTAPGTQELESSEVKVAASLEGSCSSNFTNQMQPKCAPKMLLPKPKVALVKLPVMQVAHLPVYVSATDSSVKPAVVAVDNQGSVVSTVHLLPQSIGILIPALEAETLVFKDSMPVSKVTTSGDRDPVSTGVQVELDKVTSNNPGQELGNVCHKNKISSINIQTDLSYISQSFVPAAAWTPNSSVSSCSQTDLSFSSQVSLPISVQTQTLLPASKLTSSIAAQTDAFSQGCFPTCGISRETQTSRTQDCIDGRVQMDQAVMCSDIFDNVPSSYNVSTHIELPENNLMPANIDQTLLQRSSCKSLNQDTVKSESLISFNTQTNILPPQNTTDNQTQTMDLLSDLENIFSGNMSGQTLDNRGLLSETSSNADTHLPSAPSQSTGIDFDIEEFFSASNIQTQTEESELGTLNSEPVLESLDIETQTDFLFSDSATQSYSCRGNSNFLGLEMFDTQTQTDLNFFLDSTTHLPLGSILKQSSFSMSTDSSDTETQTEVYMATKNTPAQNIESKVQLSSAETQTMDSCFENLGSLFLTSNETQTAMDDFLLADLAWNTMESQFSSVETQTCEELYSLFQSSDKPSH, from the exons atggcggcggcggccgggcggcGTGGCGGGGGCTTGGGGCGGCCCCCCGCGCCCGTGAGGGACTTGCCGCCCGCCGGGGAGCTGGTGCGGCCCTCGGTGACAGAGCTGTCCCAAGTGCGGACCAACATCCTGTGCACCGTGCCCGGCTGCGGGAAGGTGCTGCCCAACAGCCCGGCCCTCAACATGCACCTCAGCAAGGCGCACCCGCTCCAG GACGGAAAACTTAATGCACCAGTAAGGAAGGGTTTGAAAACTTCACAGAAATTCTACTGCTGTCCTATTGAAGGCTGCCCTAGAGGACCAAACAGACCATTTTCCCAATTTTCTCTTGTAAAACAG CACTTTATGAAAATGCATGCTGAAAAGAAGCACAAATGTGATAAATGTAGTAACTCCTATGGCACAGAATGGTATTTGAAACGGCATATAGAGGTCTGTGGCAAGACTTTCCAGTGTACTTGTGGGTGCCCTTATGCCAGCAGAACAGCATTACTGTCTCACATTTACAGAACTGGCCATGAAATCCCTGCAGAACACAG GGATCCTCCtagtaagaaaaggaaaatggagtCCTCCGTTCATAATCAGCAGTTGGCAGAGAAGGCAAACGAAGCATTCAGCAATACACACAGTACTGCTCCTGGCACTCAGGAATTGGAGTCCTCTGAAGTGAAAGTAGCAGCCTCTCTTGAAGGCTCCTGCAGTTCTAACTTCACAAACCAAATGCAGCCAAAATGTGCACCAAAGATGCTTTTACCCAAGCCCAAGGTGGCTTTGGTTAAACTTCCAGTGATGCAGGTTGCTCACTTGCCCGTGTATGTATCTGCAACAGACTCTTCTGTCAAACCTGCTGTAGTGGCTGTTGATAATCAAGGTTCAGTTGTAAGTACTGTTCATTTATTGCCTCAGTCTATAGGAATCCTGATTCCAGCCCTGGAGGCAGAAACACTTGTATTTAAAGACAGTATGCCTGTTTCAAAGGTGACGACTTCTGGTGATCGTGATCCAGTAAGTACTGGTGTACAAGTTGAATTGGACAAGGTGACATCAAATAACCCAGGACAAGAGCTGGGGAATGTTTGTCACAAGAACAAAATTTCTTCGATAAATATACAGACTGATTTATCTTACATCTCACAGAGCTTTGtaccagctgcagcctggactCCCAATTCttctgtgtcctcttgttctcaGACAGATCTGTCATTCAGTTCCCAGGTTTCATTGCCCATCAGTGTacagacacagacactgctgcctgCTTCCAAACTGACTTCATCCATAGCTGCTCAGACTGATGCTTTCAGTCAGGGCTGTTTTCCAACGTGTGGCATTTCCAGAGAGACTCAaaccagcaggacacaggactGTATTGATGGAAGAGTACAGATGGACCAGGCTGTAATGTGCAGTGACATTTTTGACAATGTTCCTTCATCATATAATGTTTCTACTCACATTGAGCTTCCAGAAAACAATTTAATGCCTGCAAATATAGATCAAACCTTGCTGCAAAGAAGTAGTTGCAAGAGCCTGAATCAGGATACGGTTAAGTCTGAATCCCTTATCAGCTTCAATACACAGACTAACATACTTCCACCTCAAAATACAACAGATAATCAAACCCAGACAATGGACCTGCTAAGTgatctggaaaacattttttcaggaAACATGTCTGGCCAGACACTGGATAATCGTGGCCTTTTGTCTGAGACAAGTTCTAATGCTGACACACATCTTCCATCTGCTCCatcacagagcacagggatagACTTTGACATCGAAGAGTTCTTTTCAGCATCCAACATCCAAACTCAGACTGAAGAGAGTGAGCTTGGTACCCTGAACTCTGAGCCAGTTCTGGAGTCACTGGACATTGAAACTCAGActgatttcttattttcagaTAGTGCCACTCAATCATATAGCTGCCGAGGCAATTCTAACTTCTTAGGTTTGGAGATGTTTGatacacagacacagacagacttgaatttctttttggaCAGTACTACCCATCTGCCTTTAGGAAGTATTCTGAAACAGTCCAGTTTCTCGATGAGCACTGACTCATCTGATACAGAAACCCAGACAGAAGTATATATGGCTACTAAAAATACACCTGCTCAGAATATTGAAAGCAAAGTCCAGCTCAGTAGTGCTGAGACCCAGACTATGGATAGCTGCTTTGAGAATCTGGGGAGTTTATTCCTTACCAGCAATGAAACACAGACAGCAATGGATGACTTCCTTCTGGCTGACTTAGCCTGGAATACAATGGAGTCCCAGTTCAGTTCAGTAGAAACACAGACCTGTGAAGAGCTGTACTCCTTGTTCCAGAGCTCTGACAAGCCCAGCCACTGA
- the LOC115484074 gene encoding protein phosphatase 1 regulatory subunit 3E-like, protein MDKAGSLHSSVPGPPPRLYLPRNFSCSACLYGSLAEQCRAGCSPDGDAAPTPVVREAAGEKPPPTRGREPTLPAVPPSPTQRRRAKSLPTPGDRSLRPALQQSPSRRKTVRFADSLGLELTSVHLFCEADLPRVPLPAPPTPRPADLFKTRKPPALGDLEPVLFGPPPPLLEPLFPPQPGASPGFAERVRQHKVRLEWVRAEPAGLRGAVRVLNLAYEKVVSVRYTLNGWASCAEAAATYQPPAPADGITDRFAFLLPLGAAAAETTLEFAVRYRVAGAEYWDNNECKNYRLRSRQRVPPAAGPPQDPDSSAWIHFI, encoded by the coding sequence ATGGATAAGGCGGGCTCGCTGCACAGCTCGGTGCCCGGGCCGCCGCCCCGGCTCTACCTGCCGCGCAACTTCAGCTGCAGCGCCTGCCTCTATGGCAGCCTGGCCGAGCAGTGCAGGGCGGGCTGCAGCCCCGACGGCGACGCCGCGCCCACGCCCGTGGTGCGGGAAGCGGCGGGCGAGAAGCCGCCGCCGACCCGCGGCCGGGAGCCCACGCTGCCCGCcgtgccccccagccccacgcAGCGCCGCCGTGCCAAGTCGCTGCCCACGCCCGGCGACCGCAGCCTGCGCCCCGCGCTGCAGCAGAGCCCGTCGCGCCGCAAGACCGTGCGGTTCGCCGACTCgctggggctggagctcacCTCCGTGCACCTCTTCTGCGAGGCCGACCTGCCGCGGGTGCCGCTGCCCGCGCCGCCGACGCCGCGCCCCGCCGACCTCTTCAAGACCAGGAAGCCGCCGGCGCTGGGCGACCTGGAGCCGGTGCTGTtcgggccgccgccgccgctgctggAGCCGCTGTTCCCGCCGCAGCCCGGCGCCAGCCCCGGCTTCGCGGAGCGGGTGCGGCAGCACAAGGTGAGGCTGGAGTGGGTGCGGGCAGAGCCGGCGGGGCTGCGCGGGGCCGTGCGCGTCCTCAACCTCGCCTACGAGAAGGTCGTGTCGGTGCGCTACACGCTCAATGGCTGGGCCAGCTGCGCCGAGGCTGCCGCCACGTACCAGCCGCCCGCGCCGGCCGACGGCATCACCGACCGCTTCgccttcctgctgcccctgggcgccgccgccgccgagaCCACGCTGGAGTTCGCCGTCCGCTACCGCGTCGCCGGCGCCGAGTACTGGGACAACAACGAGTGCAAGAACTACCGGCTGCGGAGCCGGCAGCGCGTCCCGCCCGCCGCAGGGCCCCCGCAGGACCCcgacagctctgcctggatccACTTCATCTGA